GGCGAAGGAGAGCAGGACGTTGAGCGTCAGCCGGCCCATGCTGTGGGTCGTGTTGAAGTGCTGCGTCACGCTGACGAAGGCGACCTTGTGCCGGTCGAACACCTCCATGAGCTTGGCGAAGTCGAGGAGGGATCGGCTGAGACGGTCGACCTTGTAGACGACCACGCAGTCGACGAGCCCCGCCTCGATGTCCTTCATCAGCCGCTGGACCGCCGGCCGTTCGAGGTTGCCGCCGGTGAACCCGCCGTCGTCGTAGCGGTCGGGCAGGCAGACCCAGCCCTCGGCCCGCTGGCTGGCGACGTACGCTTCTGCACTCTCCCGCTGGGCGTCGAGCGTGTTGAACGCCTGCTGCAGCCCTTCCTCGGTGCTCTTGCGGGTGTAGATGGCGCAGCGGATGGTCTTCTTCGGTTCTTGTGTCTTTCTCATTTGCTGTTCCCTTCGTTGTTGAGGAGGTTGAAGAACCCGTAGCCGTTCCAGTGGCTGCCGGTCACGGCCTTGGCCACGGCGCTGAGGCTGCGGTAAACGGTGCCGTTCCACTCGAAGCCCTTCGGGAGCACGGTTACCTGGATCAGCCGGCCCTGGTACTGGCGTGTCAGCACCGCCCCGGGCATCGGCAGGGCCGGGAGCGTCACCGTCTGGCTCACGGCGGGCGTCCGCGGCACGGTTGTGCGAAGGTCGGCGTCGCGGGCGATCTCGGCCGCCCTGTTGCGGGCCCGCTCGCTCAGGCCCCCCTCCGCCAGCGACTGCACCCGCCAGCCGATCCGCTTGATCAGGTAGTCCTTGTTGCCGCTGCGGGACGGCTCGGCGAACACCTCTGCGTACTTCTGCCGCAGCTGCGTGGGGCTCAGATGCTGGAGGGCCGCCAGTTCGGCCTTCACGTTGCTACTCATGCGTAACTCCTTTGCTCTCGTTCGTGTTAACCACGCAGTCCATGTGTCCATGAGCCGGGCGACACATCAAGTCGGAACCCGAGTGGAAAGGTGGCGGAAGATTGGAGTGGCAGTCCGGGCCGAGGGTGTGATGGCGGTGCAGGCGCAGCACGCCGCGGGCGAGGATCGCGGCCACCTCCATAAGGCGGTCCTCCACGCTCATGTAGGACGGGTCGGTCGGGTCGAGGTACGCAGCCATCGGCGCACCTTCAGTAGGAGGCGATGCCCGCAACGACCTTCCCTTTGAGACGGGTGAGCTGCCTGGCAACAGATTGGTGGGACCAACGCGAGGTCCCCTACCTGTTAACTACCGGGTTGGGGGGAGGAAGGGGTGGGGAAAGGTGAAAGTAGAAACGGAAACGTGTTTGAGCAACGCAACGCGTTGCACACGCGTTAGTGGCGGGATTGAAAAGTGCGACGGTAGCTTGTGGGGGTGGTGCCCAAGGCGGCGCGGAACAGCTCGGCCAAGCGTTCGGCATTGGCGACGCCGCTGCGCTTGGCGACGCCGGAAATCGGCAAGTCGGTGTTTGCCAGCAGGTCGCGTGCCCGCTCCAGCCGCACCCTGCGAATCTCGTCATGCGGCGTGCGACCCAGCACCGCGACGAACTTCTGCTCCAGACTGCGTCGTGACATAGGCACCTGCTGCAGGACGTCGGAAACGCGGATCGGCCGGACTGCGTTCGCACGCAGCCACCGCACGGCGGCTACTAAGTCTGGGTCGTCCAGCGCGAGTACGTCGCTGGACGCCCGCGCCATTACCCCGACCGGCGGCAGCAGCACTGACCCAGCCGGCGGGGGCCCGCCTGCCATCAGCCGATCGAGCAGTGCAGCGGCCTCAAACCCGATCCGTTCGGTGGGCAGCGCGATGCTGGTCAGCGGTGGCCGAGCGTACGGGCAGAGCAGTTCGTCGTTATCGACCCCGACGATGGCCAACTGTTCCGGCACCCGAACGCCAGCCTGCGTCGCCGAGTCCAGCAAGCGCAGCGCCCGCTCGTCGTTGGCCGCGAAGACGCCGCAGGGCTTGGGCAGGTCCCCCGCCCATCGCTTCAGCAGCTTGTTTCCACCGGCCCACGTCGGCAACTCGATCCACGGCTCAGCGGGCGTGGTTTCGGCCGAACGGTACCGACGGTAGTCCAGCACGTCGCATTCGAACCCCGCGGCACGCACTGCCGCGACGAACGCCGCCTGCCGTTCGTCGCTGTACGCCTCACCGGGAAACCCCAGGAACGCGAAGTGCCGCAGGCCACGGTCGATCAGGTGCTCGGCCGCCAGCCGTGCGATCGCCTGCTCGTCAACGCCGACCTTCGGAATGCTACATCCCGCGATCGCGTTGCCCGTATCCACCGCGGGACACCCGATCGCTCGGACCGCCTCCATCATCTCCCGGCGGAAGATCAGCGCGACGACGCCATCGATCGGCAGTTGCGCGATGATGTCGCGGACGTTGGACGGCACCGGGTCGGTCCCGACGTACACCCACGGCAGCCGCCGAGCCTGCACGTAGCGCTGCAGGCCCAGCAGCACGCCATGTTGGTAACCCACCATGCGCTCGAACAACAGCAATACCCGCCTTGGAGAGGGCTCAATCGTTGTCATGTCAACAGTTTAACACGCGACGCCACGCGCTTGCGCGATTTCGTAGAAGTTCTGCGCAAAGACGCAGATGGCGTGATGTAATCTTTGTCCGTCGCCCACAGATAGGTTCCGTGGACGGCGGTGGCTCACATCAAAAATGCATCCCGCGACGATCGCGGGCGGAGGAACGAATGGCAGTGTCAAAGCTGAAGGTTAACCGTTGGGGTTCGACGGCGTGCGGGCTTGTCGTGCTGGCGCTGGCGCCCGCGGCGGCGCGGGCGGCGCTGGTCGCCAGCGACATGGCGTCCAACCCCACCTACAGCGTTGGGCAGGCGTACAACGGTCTGAACGGTGGGACCGGCTTCCAGCCGTGGTCGACGATTCCGACCGTCAATTACGGGTCCAACAACGGCGCGCCGGTCAACGGTCCATCCGATGCCGGCAACTCGCTGGGCGCCACCGCGTTCAGCCTCTACGCGTTCAACAACAACGGCGACAACGGATCCGCATTCGCGACCCGCGCGTTCACGGACAACTCTGGCACTGGTGCCGGGGCGCTCGACGCGGGGCAGACGTTCTCGTTCGACTTCGACAACCGCCTCATCGCCACCGGTAGCACCGTCGGCTTTGAACTGACCGACGCGACTGGCGCCGCCGGCTTCCGGTTCGACTTCCTCGGCGGTGGCGACGATTACCGCACCACCGATGCCGCGGGCACGACCGAGCTGACCGGGTTCGGGTACACCGGCAGTGGCCTACGGTTGTCGGTCACGCTAACGGGTGCCGACACCTACTCGTTCACCGCCACGAAGCTCAACGGAGGTCAGAGCGTAACCACCGTCGGCACACTGGCGGAAAACGCTGGGTTGGATCGAGTGCTGGTCTTCAACCGTCAGGGTGGTGACCAGAGCGACCTGAACTTCACGAACCTCGCGGTGACCACCGCCGTGCCGGAACCCGGCACGATGGCGATTGCCGCGGTGGCGGCCGGTGGGTTGCTTGCTCGCCGTCGGCCTCGCTAAGGCCGGGCGCTGGGCGGGACCGGGCAGGGCGCGTGGGCGACACGCGCCCCTGTCCGGCGCAAGTCGCTGCCGCCCGCACGCATCGCAGCCAACCGGGAGTATTGTTATGGCTACCCTTCGGCCGCATCGGCACGCGTTCACCCTCGTCGAGTTGCTCGTCGTGATCGGCATCATCGCGCTGCTGATCAGCATGTTGCTTCCCGCATTGCAGAAGGTGCGTGAGCAGGCATCGCTCGTGCAATGCATGAGCAACCTGCGGCAGACGGGCCTGGTCCTGCGAATCTACGCCGGCGACCACAAGGACTTCCCCTATTACACGTACCCCGGCGCGCCCGATCCCGCGCAGCGGCAGCACCCTGCGTTCCCCGTCTGGGGCGGGTCGTGGTCGGGCACCATGAACCGGCTGGAGGTGCTGCCGCTGCTTCGGAACCTTCGATACCTCGGGTCGTACGAGGTCGCGTTCTGCCCCAAAGCGTGGGCGCAAAAGAACTTCAGTTGGACGCCAAATTCGACCGGCGGATTGGACCAGTTCACGATGGACGGTGGTGCGGGCGGCTGGGAGATCAACTATGCGTGGCAACCGAAGCACTCCAATGGTGGCGCGGTGAATGGCGCGCATCAAAGCGCCGGCGAGTACATGTACCTCGGCCCCGGCACCGCGGGCACCTGGTGGAACTGGGAGGCCGTTTCGCCGCGACTGTCTCAGGAGTTCGGCAATCGCTCGCCCTTCCCCGCCGACCGCATCGCCGAATGGACCGGCGTCCACGCGAACGGCCGGGTCACGATCTGGGGTGGTAGCAGTCACGTTATTGCCCCGACGTACAGTGGGAAACGCGTGCCGTTGATGGGCGAGGGCGCCGTCTGTCCGGCCAACGGCAGCGAACCGTCCGCCGGCCCGCACAAGTCCAAGCCGCGCCCGTCCATGTCGTGGTCCCAAGAAGGTGGCGAGTTGAACTACTTGTTCACAGACGGTTCGGTCGTCACCTACCCGTACAACTTCTGATCTTCGCAGCTCGCGCACGCCTTCGCCCGGGCGTCGATCGTTGCGTGCGTCTGCCAGGTCACGTCCTTTCCGATTATGACCCGGGCGCGCGTGTCTCACGGACTACGAGTGCTGAGTACCAGCCGTCGCAACGGGTCGCTCGGGCCTCAACACGCTCCTGCCCCCTCCCGGCCGAGACGGTACGATGGCGGGCGTGGCCGGCCGGTGGGCTCGGGGCAGTTGTTCCGTTAACGGAGGTCCAACTGCCGAACGGCGCGCACCA
The DNA window shown above is from Tepidisphaeraceae bacterium and carries:
- a CDS encoding DUF1559 domain-containing protein; translated protein: MATLRPHRHAFTLVELLVVIGIIALLISMLLPALQKVREQASLVQCMSNLRQTGLVLRIYAGDHKDFPYYTYPGAPDPAQRQHPAFPVWGGSWSGTMNRLEVLPLLRNLRYLGSYEVAFCPKAWAQKNFSWTPNSTGGLDQFTMDGGAGGWEINYAWQPKHSNGGAVNGAHQSAGEYMYLGPGTAGTWWNWEAVSPRLSQEFGNRSPFPADRIAEWTGVHANGRVTIWGGSSHVIAPTYSGKRVPLMGEGAVCPANGSEPSAGPHKSKPRPSMSWSQEGGELNYLFTDGSVVTYPYNF
- a CDS encoding DUF2924 domain-containing protein — encoded protein: MSSNVKAELAALQHLSPTQLRQKYAEVFAEPSRSGNKDYLIKRIGWRVQSLAEGGLSERARNRAAEIARDADLRTTVPRTPAVSQTVTLPALPMPGAVLTRQYQGRLIQVTVLPKGFEWNGTVYRSLSAVAKAVTGSHWNGYGFFNLLNNEGNSK
- a CDS encoding PEP-CTERM sorting domain-containing protein → MAVSKLKVNRWGSTACGLVVLALAPAAARAALVASDMASNPTYSVGQAYNGLNGGTGFQPWSTIPTVNYGSNNGAPVNGPSDAGNSLGATAFSLYAFNNNGDNGSAFATRAFTDNSGTGAGALDAGQTFSFDFDNRLIATGSTVGFELTDATGAAGFRFDFLGGGDDYRTTDAAGTTELTGFGYTGSGLRLSVTLTGADTYSFTATKLNGGQSVTTVGTLAENAGLDRVLVFNRQGGDQSDLNFTNLAVTTAVPEPGTMAIAAVAAGGLLARRRPR
- a CDS encoding substrate-binding domain-containing protein; its protein translation is MTTIEPSPRRVLLLFERMVGYQHGVLLGLQRYVQARRLPWVYVGTDPVPSNVRDIIAQLPIDGVVALIFRREMMEAVRAIGCPAVDTGNAIAGCSIPKVGVDEQAIARLAAEHLIDRGLRHFAFLGFPGEAYSDERQAAFVAAVRAAGFECDVLDYRRYRSAETTPAEPWIELPTWAGGNKLLKRWAGDLPKPCGVFAANDERALRLLDSATQAGVRVPEQLAIVGVDNDELLCPYARPPLTSIALPTERIGFEAAALLDRLMAGGPPPAGSVLLPPVGVMARASSDVLALDDPDLVAAVRWLRANAVRPIRVSDVLQQVPMSRRSLEQKFVAVLGRTPHDEIRRVRLERARDLLANTDLPISGVAKRSGVANAERLAELFRAALGTTPTSYRRTFQSRH
- a CDS encoding recombinase family protein, which gives rise to MRKTQEPKKTIRCAIYTRKSTEEGLQQAFNTLDAQRESAEAYVASQRAEGWVCLPDRYDDGGFTGGNLERPAVQRLMKDIEAGLVDCVVVYKVDRLSRSLLDFAKLMEVFDRHKVAFVSVTQHFNTTHSMGRLTLNVLLSFA